Proteins from a single region of Gossypium arboreum isolate Shixiya-1 chromosome 1, ASM2569848v2, whole genome shotgun sequence:
- the LOC108470872 gene encoding cytochrome P450 78A9-like: protein METKTDCFWVLFLASKCKTFSSSNTILLLLSLCMAWLAMALWFWFYPGGPAWGKYYRLRQKRTTKTIIPGPRGFPVLGSMDLMVNLAYRKLCSAAICFSAKRLMAFSLGDTRVIITCNPDVAKEILNSSVFADRPMKQSAYSLMFNRAIGFAPYGVYWRTLRRIAATHLFSPKQIISTASQRLDIASQMVSMIASRGGEFTVRDILKKASLNNMMRSVFGCNYQLSSSNCETEELSRLVEEGYELLGKLNWSDHLPWLGGLDLQKIRHRCSRLVPKVNKFVKGIIEEHKLKSGERNHDFVDVLLSLSGTDRLSDNDMIAVLWEIIFRGTDTVAVLMEWILARMVLHPEVQSKVQGELDEIVGKSGPLTEPDVQSMVYLQAVVKEVLRLHPPGPLLSWARLSIIDTTIDGHHVPAGTTAMVNMWAITRDPDVWVDPLKFMPERFVSKDSGDVEVVSVLGSDLRLAPFGSGRRACPGKTLGLATVTFWVASLLHQYVWVQSDENPVVDLSEMLRLSCEMANPLKVKVHPRLR from the exons ATGGAAACCAAAACTGATTGTTTCTGGGTTTTGTTTCTTGCCTCCAAATGCAAAACTTTCTCTTCCTCAAACACCATTTTGCTTCTTCTTTCCCTTTGCATGGCTTGGTTGGCCATGGCCCTCTGGTTCTGGTTCTACCCTGGAGGCCCTGCTTGGGGTAAGTACTATAGGCTGCGCCAAAAAAGAACCACAAAAACCATTATTCCAGGGCCACGAGGGTTCCCGGTTCTCGGAAGCATGGACCTCATGGTAAACCTGGCTTACCGCAAGCTTTGTTCTGCAGCCATATGTTTTAGTGCCAAGCGACTCATGGCCTTTAGCTTGGGTGATACACGGGTTATCATTACATGCAACCCTGATGTGGCCAAAGAGATACTCAACAGTTCTGTTTTTGCTGACCGTCCAATGAAACAATCAGCATACAGTCTAATGTTCAACAGAGCCATCGGTTTCGCTCCTTACGGTGTTTACTGGCGAACCCTAAGAAGAATTGCAGCGACGCATCTTTTTTCGCCTAAACAAATTATCTCCACCGCCTCACAGAGGCTTGATATTGCCTCCCAAATGGTGTCTATGATAGCAAGTCGCGGTGGGGAGTTCACTGTACGTGATATACTAAAGAAAGCGTCCCTTAACAACATGATGCGCTCGGTGTTTGGGTGTAATTATCAACTGAGTTCGTCAAATTGTGAAACCGAAGAACTGAGCCGGCTCGTTGAAGAAGGTTACGAGTTACTAGGGAAGCTCAATTGGTCTGATCATCTCCCATGGCTTGGTGGTTTGGACCTTCAAAAAATCCGGCATCGATGCTCGAGACTTGTTCCCAAAGTGAACAAGTTCGTGAAAGGAATCATTGAAGAACATAAGCTCAAAAGCGGGGAAAGAAACCATGATTTCGTGGACGTTTTACTTTCTCTAAGTGGAACGGATAGGCTCTCCGACAACGATATGATTGCCGTTCTTTGG GAGATTATATTTAGAGGCACCGACACGGTGGCTGTTTTAATGGAGTGGATACTAGCAAGAATGGTACTCCACCCTGAAGTTCAATCAAAGGTACAGGGTGAGCTTGATGAAATCGTCGGAAAATCAGGGCCGTTGACGGAACCAGACGTTCAATCAATGGTTTACCTACAGGCTGTGGTGAAGGAAGTTCTGAGGTTGCACCCACCTGGTCCACTTCTATCATGGGCCCGTTTGTCAATCATTGACACAACCATTGATGGACATCACGTGCCAGCTGGGACCACTGCCATGGTTAATATGTGGGCCATAACAAGGGACCCAGATGTTTGGGTGGACCCACTCAAGTTCATGCCTGAGAGATTCGTGTCCAAGGACAGTGGTGACGTGGAAGTAGTGTCAGTGTTGGGGTCTGACCTCAGGCTGGCGCCATTCGGCTCAGGCCGTAGGGCTTGCCCTGGAAAGACTCTGGGTCTGGCAACCGTGACCTTTTGGGTGGCCTCTTTGTTGCATCAGTACGTGTGGGTGCAATCAGATGAGAACCCTGTCGTTGATCTCTCTGAAATGCTTAGGCTCTCATGCGAAATGGCTAACCCACTTAAGGTCAAAGTGCACCCGAGGCTCAGATAA
- the LOC108472027 gene encoding uncharacterized protein LOC108472027 — translation MVETIEVERWIRLRSDGAVKFNIGCVVIGGVRMDHNGNWIFDFNRGLGNCSVFEAELWGILNGVMLIQGRIHDKVLVQTENMKIIGDIKESLLKNSNSTIIRHIAQLLQQMKSWCNTPNHYPSPD, via the coding sequence ATGGTGGAAACAATAGAAGTAGAAAGGTGGATTAGATTAAGATCAGATGGAGCTGTTAAGTTTAACATAGGATGTGTTGTCATCGGAGGTGTAAGGATGGACCATAATGGAAATTGGATCTTTGATTTTAATCGTGGGTTGGGAAATTGTTCAGTTTTCGAAGCTGAGCTTTGGGGAATTCTCAATGGTGTGATGTTGATACAAGGAAGAATTCATGACAAAGTATTAGTGCAAACAGAAAACATGAAAATTATTGGGGATATCAAGGAGTCCTTGTTAAAGAATTCAAACTCTACAATAATTAGACACATAGCTCAGCTTCTGCAGCAGATGAAGAGTtggtgtaacactcctaaccatTATCCATCACCGGattaa